Proteins encoded in a region of the Quercus lobata isolate SW786 chromosome 8, ValleyOak3.0 Primary Assembly, whole genome shotgun sequence genome:
- the LOC115955054 gene encoding putative pentatricopeptide repeat-containing protein At1g12700, mitochondrial: MKHYSVVITLIRQMRSLGIAPGVYSLTIMINCFCHLNRVDFGFSVLARILKLGYQPNHITLTTLVKGLCLQGNISGAVRLVEVMEKNGYEPDAITCATIINGLCKIGETNMAIRLLRKMEEGNFELDVVLYSTIIDSLCKERPMQFRLWREVATLLNEMTQRKIMPNVQTFSILVDTLCKGGKLMEAKEVFDVMIQRGIQPNIVTYNSLIDGYCLQNRIDEVVKAFSMMVEKGCSPCIFSYSILINAYCKNKRIDEVMCVFHEIFNKGIIPNVVSYNTLISGFCRVGSPHIALGLFHKMQACGQLPNSQTYAILLDGLCKNKQIAKAMELFQQVEDKTLGHYIVIYNVLIGGLCNARKLTTAENSFIVSPPKDCNLMF; this comes from the exons TCTCTCACTATTATGATTAATTGCTTTTGCCACTTGAATCGGGTAGATTTCGGGTTCTCTGTCTTAGCAAgaattttgaaacttggttaCCAACCAAACCATATAACTCTGACCACTCTTGTAAAAGGGCTCTGTCTTCAAGGTAACATTTCTGGAGCTGTTAGGTTGGTAGAAGTAATGGAAAAGAATGGGTATGAACCTGATGCAATTACTTGTGCAACGATAATTAATGGTTTATGTAAGATTGGTGAGACTAATATGGCTATTAGGTTGCTCAGGAAGATGGAAGAAGGGAATTTCGAACTTGATGTGGTGCTCTATAGCACTATCATTGACAGTTTATGTAAGGAAAG GCCTATGCAATTTCGGCTGTGGAGGGAGGTTGCTACTTTGTTGAATGAGATGACACAAAGGAAGATCATGCCAAATGTGCAAACCTTTAGCATATTGGTGGACACACTTTGCAAGGGAGGGAAATTGATGGAGGCAAAAGAAGTTTTTGATGTGATGATTCAAAGAGGCATTCAGCCTAACATAGTCACTTACAATTCTTTGATTGATGGGTATTGTTTGCAAAACCGAATTGATGAGGTAGTTAAGGCATTTAGTATGATGGTTGAGAAGGGTTGTTCACCTTGTATTTTTAGCTATAGCATATTGATCAATGcatattgcaaaaataaaagaattgatgAGGTAATGTGTgtttttcatgaaattttcaACAAGGGAATTATTCCTAATGTTGTGAGTTACAACACTCTTATAAGTGGGTTTTGTCGAGTTGGGAGTCCTCATATTGCACTAGGGCTATTTCATAAGATGCAAGCTTGTGGCCAACTTCCGAATTCCCAGACATATGCTATCTTGTTAGATGGACTTTGTAAGAACAAACAAATTGCTAAGGCGATGGAATTGTTTCAGCAGGTGGAGGACAAAACTTTGGGCCACTATATTGTGATTTATAATGTCTTGATTGGCGGTTTGTGTAACGCTAGGAAGCTTACAACTGCAGAGAACTCTTTTATAGTCTCACCTCCAAAGGATTGCAACCTAATGTTTTGA